One segment of Meriones unguiculatus strain TT.TT164.6M chromosome X, Bangor_MerUng_6.1, whole genome shotgun sequence DNA contains the following:
- the LOC110544941 gene encoding putative P2Y purinoceptor 10 produces MGSNSTNTTESNCNVTHLTFQDSLYATTYIFIFIPGLLANSAALWVLCRFISKKNKAIIFMINLSVADLAHVLSLPLRIYYYITHHWPFQRALCLLCFYLKYLNMYASIFFLTCISLQRCLFLLKPFRARNWKRRYDVGISAAIWIIVGTACLPLPILRSAGLASNSEYCFADLGLHDISMASSIVMITAAELGGFILPIATITYCTWKTRKSLQEFQDPPQNIKEKKKALRMVLMCAVLFIVCFTPYHLNFPFFMMVKQRVFLNCSFIKSTLCFHIISLCLANLNCCLDPVVYYFMTSEFRDQFSEHGSLVIQSCLCCKDNTLEIHQRKEYIQTISLECLDVLTQ; encoded by the coding sequence ATGGGCAGCAACAGTACCAACACCACAGAGAGTAATTGCAATGTCACTCATTTGACGTTTCAGGACTCTCTGTATGCAACCACGTACATCTTCATCTTTATTCCTGGTCTCCTGGCTAACAGTGCAGCGCTGTGGGTTCTGTGCCGCTTCATCAGCAAGAAGAATAAGGCCATCATTTTCATGATCAACCTCTCAGTGGCGGACCTTGCTCACGTCCTGTCCTTACCTCTGCGGATTTACTATTATATCACTCATCACTGGCCATTCCAGAGGGCCCTTTGCCTGCTGTGCTTCTATCTGAAATATCTCAACATGTATGCCAGCATTTTTTTCTTGACATGCATTAGCCTTCAGAGATGCCTCTTTCTCCTCAAGCCATTtagagccagaaactggaagcgtAGATACGATGTGGGCATCAGCGCTGCCATCTGGATCATTGTGGGGACTGCCTGTTTGCCACTTCCCATCCTGAGAAGTGCTGGCTTAGCCAGTAACAGTGAATACTGCTTTGCTGATTTAGGTCTTCATGACATTAGTATGGCTTCCTCCATTGTCATGATAACTGCCGCTGAACTTGGAGGGTTTATATTGCCCATTGCAACTATTACTTATTGCACATGGAAAACTAGAAAATCTTTACAGGAATTCCAAGATCCACCTCAGAAtatcaaagagaagaaaaaggcgTTGAGAATGGTTCTAATGTGTGCAGTGTTATTCATAGTGTGTTTTACTCCTTACCACCTCAACTTCCCATTCTTTATGATGGTAAAGCAACGTGTCTTCTTGAACTGTTCCTTTATTAAGAGCACTCTATGTTTCCACATCATTTCCTTGTGTCTTGCAAATCTTAATTGCTGTCTTGATCCAGTTGTGTATTATTTTATGACTTCAGAATTTCGTGATCAATTTTCAGAACATGGCAGTTTGGTCATCCAGTCATGTTTGTGTTGTAAAGACAATACTTTGGAAATTCACCAGAGGAAGGAATATATTCAGACTATCTCTCTGGAATGTTTGGATGTTCTAACACAATGA